From the Billgrantia sulfidoxydans genome, one window contains:
- a CDS encoding methyltransferase, producing the protein MSAETPVCQLLERQQADYRGWLWVAPPRDVWLEAGQGSVLSADHGVLQAWQGRGRPASSPFAGDAVGAPPGAVLFWPKTHALGEWWLLWLCANLPAGTPLQLVGENQGGIKRVLKVLAALGLGCRKLDSARRCILFETRLGKVGIDPDAAWTTFEAEGLTLVSHPGVFGHGKLDEGTRLLLERLEAELPGPDKAQDVLDMGCGDGILAAWLARRGHRVTAVDVNAFAVEATRRTLAANGLEGRALSSDVYSALDGRRFAAIVSNPPFHQERSIDYGPAGRLIREAPAHLLPGGTLLIVANAFLPYPDLLECAFGGFDVLADDRRFRVYRARVAESR; encoded by the coding sequence ATGAGTGCCGAAACGCCGGTCTGCCAACTGCTGGAACGCCAGCAGGCCGACTATCGCGGCTGGCTGTGGGTGGCGCCGCCGCGCGATGTCTGGCTCGAGGCGGGGCAGGGCAGCGTCCTGAGCGCCGACCATGGCGTGCTGCAGGCCTGGCAGGGTCGCGGCCGCCCGGCCTCCTCGCCGTTCGCCGGCGATGCCGTCGGCGCGCCGCCCGGGGCGGTGCTGTTCTGGCCCAAGACCCATGCCCTGGGCGAATGGTGGCTGTTGTGGCTGTGCGCTAATCTGCCGGCCGGAACGCCGCTGCAGCTGGTGGGCGAGAACCAGGGCGGCATCAAGCGCGTGCTCAAGGTGCTGGCGGCATTGGGGCTGGGCTGTCGCAAGCTCGACAGCGCGCGGCGCTGCATCCTGTTCGAGACGCGCCTCGGCAAAGTCGGCATCGACCCGGATGCCGCCTGGACCACCTTCGAAGCCGAGGGGCTGACGCTCGTCAGCCATCCCGGCGTGTTCGGTCACGGTAAGCTGGATGAGGGCACCCGGCTGCTGCTCGAGCGGCTCGAAGCGGAACTGCCGGGGCCTGACAAGGCGCAGGACGTGCTCGACATGGGCTGCGGCGATGGCATCCTCGCCGCCTGGCTGGCGCGCCGCGGTCACCGGGTCACGGCGGTCGACGTCAACGCCTTCGCGGTGGAAGCCACCCGGCGCACCCTGGCGGCCAATGGGCTCGAAGGGCGGGCGCTGTCCAGCGACGTCTACTCGGCGCTCGATGGGCGCCGCTTCGCCGCCATCGTCAGCAACCCGCCGTTTCATCAGGAGCGCAGCATCGACTACGGCCCGGCCGGGCGCCTGATCCGCGAGGCGCCCGCGCATCTGCTGCCGGGTGGGACGCTGCTGATAGTGGCCAACGCCTTCCTGCCCTATCCGGACCTGCTCGAGTGCGCCTTCGGTGGGTTCGATGTCCTGGCCGACGATCGGCGGTTTCGGGTTTATCGGGCCCGCGTGGCAGAATCCCGATAG
- the cysN gene encoding sulfate adenylyltransferase subunit CysN: MAHQSTLIADNIEQYLHEHENKDLLRFITCGSVDDGKSTLIGRLLHDSKMIFDDHLAALTRDSKKSGTTGDAVDLALLVDGLQSEREQGITIDVAYRFFSTDKRKFIIADTPGHEQYTRNMATGASTANLAIILIDARYGVQTQTRRHSFIADLLGIKHLVIAVNKMDLVGFDEARFDEIVADYRRFAEQLSVKDLHFVPMSALEGDNVVNRSDRTPWYQIDGEAGPALLELLESVEVSRDRNLVDLRFPVQYVNRPNLDFRGYAGTLEAGVLRPGLAIKALPSGKTSRIERVVTFDGDLEAAWPGQAVTVTLEDEIDISRGDWIVAEDAEVTLTNAFDADIVWMHEQPLAPGRQYDIRLAGRSVAGRVSAIHHQVDVNTLERHEAERLELNAIARCRVELTAEVPLDAYDQSPGTGSFIVIDRLSNVTVGAGMVRGAAEAAGQPRREVDWPTFELELNALIRKHFPHWEAKDVRDLLR, encoded by the coding sequence ATGGCACACCAATCGACACTGATCGCCGACAACATCGAGCAGTACCTGCACGAGCACGAGAACAAGGACCTGCTGCGCTTCATCACCTGCGGCAGCGTCGACGACGGCAAGTCGACCCTGATCGGCCGGCTGCTGCACGACTCCAAGATGATCTTCGACGATCACCTGGCGGCGTTGACCCGCGACTCCAAGAAGAGCGGCACCACCGGCGATGCCGTGGACCTGGCGCTGCTGGTTGATGGCCTGCAGTCGGAGCGCGAGCAGGGCATCACCATCGACGTGGCCTACCGCTTCTTCTCCACCGACAAGCGCAAGTTCATCATCGCCGATACGCCGGGGCACGAGCAGTACACCCGCAACATGGCCACCGGGGCCTCCACCGCCAACCTGGCGATCATCCTGATCGACGCCCGCTACGGCGTGCAGACCCAGACCCGGCGTCACAGCTTCATTGCCGATCTGCTGGGCATCAAGCACCTGGTCATCGCGGTGAACAAGATGGACCTGGTGGGCTTCGACGAGGCGCGCTTCGACGAGATCGTCGCCGACTACCGGCGCTTCGCCGAGCAACTCTCGGTCAAGGACCTGCATTTCGTGCCGATGTCGGCGCTGGAGGGCGACAACGTGGTCAACCGCAGCGACCGCACGCCCTGGTACCAGATCGACGGCGAAGCGGGACCGGCGCTGCTGGAACTGCTGGAGTCCGTGGAGGTGAGCCGCGACCGCAACCTGGTCGACCTGCGCTTCCCGGTGCAGTACGTCAACCGGCCCAACCTCGACTTCCGCGGCTATGCCGGCACGCTGGAGGCCGGTGTGCTGCGCCCGGGCCTGGCGATCAAGGCGCTGCCCTCGGGCAAGACCAGCCGCATCGAACGGGTCGTCACTTTCGATGGCGACCTGGAGGCGGCGTGGCCGGGGCAGGCCGTCACCGTGACCCTCGAGGACGAGATCGATATCTCCCGTGGCGACTGGATCGTCGCCGAGGATGCCGAGGTCACCCTGACCAACGCCTTCGATGCCGACATCGTGTGGATGCACGAACAGCCCTTGGCGCCCGGTCGGCAGTATGACATCCGCCTGGCCGGACGCTCGGTGGCCGGGCGCGTGAGTGCGATTCACCACCAGGTCGACGTCAACACCCTGGAGCGGCACGAGGCCGAGCGCCTGGAGCTGAACGCCATCGCCCGCTGCCGGGTCGAATTGACCGCCGAGGTACCGCTCGACGCCTACGACCAGAGCCCCGGCACCGGGAGTTTCATCGTCATCGACCGGCTCTCCAACGTCACCGTGGGGGCGGGCATGGTGCGCGGCGCTGCCGAGGCGGCAGGGCAGCCGCGCCGCGAGGTCGACTGGCCGACCTTCGAACTGGAACTCAATGCGCTGATTCGCAAGCATTTCCCGCATTGGGAAGCGAAGGACGTTCGCGACCTGCTGCGCTGA
- a CDS encoding amidase, translating into MEIDEYRRHDALGLAELIRSGEVSREEVFDTACRAIERDNPRLQAVVRMRFERARQEAGGVDPAAPFAGVPTLTKDLLMAIEGEPLAFGSAALAEWKPPVDSTLVVRLRQAGLAILGQTATPELGLMGITEPRAFPHPINPWQPSHSPGGSSGGAAAAVAAGLVPLAMAGDGGGSIRIPASYCGLFGLKPSRGRVPQGPLHAEVWQGAVVEHAVTRSVRDSAALLDAINGMDEGAPYPVRRETGYLAALERPPAPLRVAVSLGEPLGRPLGSVLDPEVRRAVEAAAGMLEGLGHHVEWAEPPIDGERLANAYLTLYLGHLTADLAWISRETGVPVPRLDVEPSTRAIARLGRCLPVRDYELAKRDWNAAARAMGAFHRRYDALLLPVTAAPAPRLGELYPPRVQERLMGLLAIPGLAGLALKAGMLGHLARDALSRTPYTQLANLTGQPAMSLPLHVTPDGLPVGVQVIGAMGDEHRLLALAAQVEAEARWARHLPRPWQDG; encoded by the coding sequence ATGGAAATCGATGAGTACCGACGGCACGATGCCTTGGGGCTGGCCGAGCTGATACGCAGCGGCGAGGTGAGTCGCGAGGAGGTGTTCGACACCGCCTGCCGTGCCATCGAGCGCGACAACCCGCGGCTTCAGGCGGTAGTGCGCATGCGCTTCGAGCGTGCCCGGCAAGAGGCCGGCGGCGTCGATCCGGCGGCGCCGTTCGCCGGGGTGCCGACCCTGACCAAGGACCTGCTGATGGCGATCGAGGGCGAGCCGCTGGCCTTCGGCAGCGCGGCCCTGGCCGAGTGGAAGCCGCCGGTGGACTCGACCCTGGTGGTTCGGTTGCGCCAGGCGGGTCTTGCCATTCTCGGCCAGACGGCGACGCCCGAGCTGGGGTTGATGGGGATCACCGAGCCGCGGGCCTTCCCGCATCCGATCAACCCCTGGCAGCCGTCGCACTCGCCCGGCGGCTCCAGCGGCGGGGCGGCGGCAGCGGTTGCCGCGGGGCTGGTGCCGCTGGCCATGGCCGGCGACGGCGGCGGCTCGATCCGCATTCCCGCCAGCTATTGCGGCCTGTTCGGCCTCAAGCCGTCGCGCGGGCGGGTGCCGCAGGGGCCGCTGCACGCCGAGGTGTGGCAGGGTGCCGTGGTGGAGCACGCCGTGACCCGGTCGGTGCGGGACAGCGCCGCGCTGCTCGACGCCATCAACGGCATGGACGAGGGGGCACCGTACCCGGTCAGGCGCGAAACGGGCTATCTTGCGGCGCTCGAGCGTCCGCCCGCTCCGCTGCGCGTGGCGGTATCGCTCGGCGAGCCGCTGGGCAGGCCACTGGGCAGCGTGCTCGATCCCGAGGTGCGCCGGGCGGTGGAGGCCGCGGCAGGCATGCTCGAAGGGCTGGGCCATCATGTCGAGTGGGCCGAGCCGCCGATCGACGGCGAGCGCCTGGCCAACGCCTACCTGACGCTCTACCTGGGACACTTGACGGCCGACCTGGCCTGGATCTCCCGCGAGACCGGCGTGCCCGTCCCTCGCCTGGACGTTGAGCCCTCCACCCGCGCCATTGCCCGCCTGGGACGCTGCCTGCCGGTGCGCGACTACGAGCTGGCCAAGCGCGACTGGAACGCGGCGGCGCGCGCCATGGGAGCCTTCCATCGCCGCTACGACGCGCTGCTGCTGCCGGTGACCGCGGCGCCGGCGCCGCGCCTGGGGGAACTCTATCCGCCACGCGTGCAAGAGCGCCTGATGGGGCTGCTGGCGATTCCCGGCCTGGCGGGGCTGGCGCTCAAGGCGGGCATGCTCGGGCACCTGGCGCGCGATGCGCTATCGCGCACTCCCTATACCCAGCTGGCCAACCTGACCGGCCAGCCGGCCATGTCGCTGCCGCTGCACGTGACACCGGATGGCCTGCCGGTCGGTGTGCAGGTGATCGGCGCCATGGGGGACGAGCATCGCCTGCTGGCGCTGGCGGCGCAGGTCGAGGCCGAGGCGCGTTGGGCACGACACCTGCCCAGACCTTGGCAGGACGGGTAG
- the cysD gene encoding sulfate adenylyltransferase subunit CysD codes for MTSLKAPEHKPAPPASDSPASLSPRRLTHLQQLEAESIHIIREVAAEFRNPVMLYSIGKDSSVMLHLARKAFYPGPPPFPLMHINTTWKFREMIAFRDRMAGEVGMELIEHINEEGRAAGINPFDHGSSGYTDVMKTQALKQALDKYGFDAAFGGARRDEEASRAKERVFSFRDKFHRWDPKNQRPELWNLYNARVNKGESIRAFPLSNWTELDIWQYIYLEQIPIVPLYYAAPRPVVERDGMLVMVDDERMPLAPGEVPEEKWVRFRTLGCYPLTGAVESRADTLPEIIQEMLLTRTSERSGRAIDHDQAGSMEKKKREGYF; via the coding sequence ATGACCAGTCTCAAAGCTCCCGAGCACAAGCCGGCGCCCCCGGCTTCCGACTCGCCGGCCTCCCTGTCGCCGCGCCGGCTGACCCATCTCCAGCAGCTCGAAGCCGAATCGATCCATATCATCCGCGAGGTGGCCGCCGAGTTCCGTAACCCGGTGATGCTCTACTCCATCGGCAAGGACTCCTCGGTGATGCTGCATTTGGCGCGCAAGGCCTTCTACCCCGGGCCGCCGCCGTTCCCGCTGATGCACATCAACACCACCTGGAAGTTCCGCGAGATGATCGCCTTCCGCGACCGCATGGCCGGTGAGGTGGGCATGGAGCTGATCGAGCACATCAACGAAGAGGGGCGCGCCGCGGGCATCAACCCCTTCGATCACGGCTCCAGCGGCTATACCGACGTGATGAAGACCCAGGCGCTCAAGCAGGCGCTGGACAAGTACGGCTTCGATGCCGCCTTCGGCGGCGCGCGTCGCGACGAGGAGGCCAGCCGCGCCAAGGAGCGGGTGTTCTCGTTCCGCGACAAGTTCCACCGCTGGGACCCCAAGAACCAGCGTCCCGAGCTGTGGAACCTCTACAACGCCCGGGTCAACAAGGGCGAGTCGATCCGCGCCTTCCCGCTCTCCAACTGGACCGAGCTGGACATCTGGCAGTACATCTACCTCGAGCAGATTCCCATCGTGCCGCTCTACTACGCCGCCCCGCGCCCGGTGGTGGAGCGCGACGGCATGCTGGTGATGGTCGACGACGAGCGGATGCCGCTCGCCCCCGGCGAGGTGCCCGAGGAGAAGTGGGTGCGCTTCCGCACCCTGGGCTGCTACCCGCTGACCGGCGCGGTGGAGTCCAGGGCCGACACCCTGCCCGAGATCATCCAGGAGATGCTGCTGACCCGCACTAGCGAGCGCAGCGGCCGGGCCATCGACCATGACCAGGCGGGCTCGATGGAGAAGAAGAAGCGCGAGGGGTACTTCTGA
- a CDS encoding methyltransferase domain-containing protein, which translates to MTDSTPLSPAGDRHFDGLVEKFAGSLYGGPRGALRLAMLDALLPEMLELDGQPLLDVGGGLGQLSAWFARRGHPVTLLEPAGDMLEQARQSLEGLPVSFMRAPLQALPERTPGPWPLIACHAVLEWLSDPRAALATLADGLAPGGQLSLMVFNRDALRFSNVVKGNLQKALDDRLEGTGKRQRLTPISPLSHDRIVAWSRQCRLSIRAVAGIRVFHDYLRHPPASEDDWQRLVALERRYCQVEPHWRLGRYLLYTLVKEGDLPTEGNVR; encoded by the coding sequence ATGACCGATTCCACTCCGCTTTCGCCTGCCGGTGACCGTCACTTCGACGGCCTGGTCGAGAAGTTCGCCGGCAGCCTTTACGGTGGGCCGCGCGGTGCGCTGCGCCTGGCCATGCTCGATGCGTTGCTGCCCGAGATGCTCGAACTCGATGGCCAGCCGCTGCTGGACGTGGGGGGTGGGCTGGGGCAACTCTCCGCCTGGTTCGCCCGGCGCGGCCACCCGGTCACCCTGCTGGAGCCGGCCGGCGACATGCTCGAACAGGCGCGCCAGTCGCTCGAGGGGCTGCCGGTGAGCTTCATGCGGGCGCCGCTGCAGGCGTTGCCGGAGCGCACGCCCGGCCCCTGGCCGCTGATCGCCTGCCACGCCGTGCTGGAGTGGCTCAGCGACCCGCGTGCGGCTCTCGCCACCCTGGCGGATGGGCTCGCTCCGGGCGGTCAGCTGTCGCTGATGGTGTTCAATCGCGATGCGCTGCGTTTCTCCAACGTGGTCAAGGGCAACCTGCAGAAGGCGCTGGACGATCGCCTCGAGGGCACCGGCAAGCGCCAGCGGTTGACCCCCATCTCCCCGTTGAGCCATGACCGGATCGTCGCCTGGAGCCGCCAATGCCGGCTGTCGATTCGCGCTGTGGCGGGCATCCGTGTGTTCCACGATTACCTGCGTCACCCGCCGGCCAGCGAGGACGACTGGCAGCGGCTGGTGGCATTGGAGCGGCGCTACTGCCAGGTCGAACCGCACTGGCGACTGGGCCGCTACCTGCTCTATACGCTGGTGAAGGAAGGCGATCTGCCGACCGAGGGGAACGTTCGATGA
- a CDS encoding TRAP transporter TatT component family protein — MPRRQFLAAALGAGLLLAPFSGALAWENEVEALKQRWERINTQQAEGQRRSALKSLASEAEQLTEANAGEAQPLIWYGIIEASYARERSGLGALGSARSARDALERAIELDPQGGNGSAYVTLGALYDRAPGRPIGFGNSETAERMFQRALEIRPEGIDVNYYYAAFLEDEGRRDEAREHAQRAVDGTARKDRQASDEALREEARALLSRL; from the coding sequence ATGCCACGACGTCAGTTTCTCGCCGCCGCCCTGGGGGCAGGTCTGCTGCTCGCGCCCTTTTCCGGCGCCCTGGCCTGGGAGAACGAGGTGGAGGCGCTCAAGCAGCGCTGGGAGCGGATCAACACGCAGCAGGCCGAGGGGCAGCGTCGCAGCGCGCTCAAGTCGCTGGCCAGCGAAGCCGAGCAGCTGACCGAGGCCAATGCCGGCGAGGCCCAGCCGCTGATCTGGTACGGCATCATCGAGGCGTCGTATGCGCGCGAGCGCAGCGGCCTGGGGGCGCTGGGCAGCGCCCGCTCGGCGCGCGATGCCCTGGAGCGCGCCATCGAGCTCGACCCGCAGGGAGGCAACGGCTCGGCCTACGTGACCCTGGGCGCCTTATACGACCGCGCGCCGGGCAGGCCGATCGGGTTCGGCAACAGCGAGACCGCCGAGCGCATGTTCCAGCGCGCGCTGGAGATCCGCCCCGAGGGTATCGACGTCAACTACTACTATGCTGCCTTCCTCGAGGACGAGGGGCGCCGCGATGAGGCGCGCGAGCACGCCCAGCGTGCCGTCGACGGTACCGCGCGCAAGGATCGCCAGGCCTCGGACGAGGCACTGCGCGAGGAGGCCAGGGCGCTGCTGTCCCGGCTCTGA
- the greB gene encoding transcription elongation factor GreB, with amino-acid sequence MKGRNMTRWRDPAKDPRQEPRSNLITAEGAERLRGILDHLSRVKRPALSAKVGEAAALGDRSENADYTYNKKELNRVIARIRYLTKRLDELQVVDRLPTDTGRVYFGAFVTLEDEEGEEMRIRIVGHDETDTAKRWISVDAPLAKALLGKALDDEVTVKAPAGDTTYLITEIAYRDSATRAR; translated from the coding sequence ATGAAGGGCCGTAACATGACGCGCTGGCGCGACCCCGCCAAGGACCCGCGCCAGGAACCCAGGAGCAACCTGATCACTGCCGAGGGGGCCGAGCGCCTGCGCGGTATTCTCGATCACCTTTCCCGGGTCAAGCGCCCCGCCCTCTCGGCCAAGGTGGGCGAAGCCGCGGCGCTGGGCGACCGCAGCGAGAACGCCGACTACACCTACAACAAGAAGGAACTCAACCGGGTCATCGCCCGCATCCGCTACCTGACCAAGCGGCTCGACGAGCTGCAGGTGGTGGATCGCCTGCCGACGGATACCGGCAGGGTCTATTTCGGCGCCTTCGTCACGCTCGAGGACGAGGAAGGCGAGGAGATGCGCATCCGCATCGTCGGCCACGACGAGACCGACACCGCCAAGCGCTGGATCAGCGTCGACGCCCCGCTGGCCAAGGCACTGCTGGGCAAGGCGCTGGACGACGAGGTCACGGTCAAGGCGCCGGCGGGCGATACGACCTACCTGATCACGGAGATCGCCTATCGGGATTCTGCCACGCGGGCCCGATAA
- a CDS encoding phosphodiesterase, whose protein sequence is MRLVQLSDCHLHADPDARSRAGFPLRQLESVVAAVRAERPDAVIVSGDVSQDETAASYQHAHRVLSRLECPWFWLGGNHDQQDLMRDIKAIHDDIDLGDWRLLVADTWVKGHAHGELGAERIEALVERLSQDERPTLLVMHHPPLPVGSAWLDEIGLKDRDALWQALAPFTQVKAILCGHIHQAFAGRQRLERGEVMVYGCPSTTDQFLAGSDGFAIDEASRPGFRIVDLRSDEWLTWIERIDL, encoded by the coding sequence ATGCGGCTGGTCCAGCTCAGCGACTGCCACCTGCATGCCGACCCCGATGCCCGCTCGCGGGCCGGCTTCCCTCTGCGCCAGCTCGAGTCGGTGGTGGCGGCGGTGCGCGCCGAACGCCCCGACGCGGTCATTGTCAGCGGCGATGTCAGTCAGGACGAGACGGCAGCCTCCTACCAGCATGCCCATCGGGTGCTCTCGAGGCTGGAGTGCCCCTGGTTCTGGCTGGGCGGCAACCACGACCAGCAGGATCTGATGCGGGACATCAAGGCCATCCACGACGACATCGACCTGGGCGACTGGCGGCTGTTGGTCGCCGATACCTGGGTCAAGGGGCATGCCCATGGCGAACTGGGCGCGGAGCGGATCGAGGCGCTGGTCGAGCGCCTGAGCCAGGACGAGCGCCCCACGCTGCTGGTCATGCATCATCCGCCGCTTCCGGTGGGCTCGGCCTGGCTCGACGAGATCGGGCTCAAGGATCGTGACGCCCTGTGGCAGGCGCTGGCGCCGTTCACGCAGGTCAAGGCCATTCTCTGCGGTCACATCCACCAGGCCTTCGCCGGCCGCCAGCGGCTGGAGCGTGGCGAGGTCATGGTCTACGGCTGCCCTTCGACCACCGATCAGTTCCTGGCTGGCTCCGACGGCTTCGCCATCGATGAGGCGTCGCGCCCGGGCTTTCGGATCGTCGACCTGCGCAGCGACGAGTGGTTGACCTGGATCGAGCGCATCGATCTTTGA
- a CDS encoding DUF1249 domain-containing protein, whose product MARTAYVTDLKGLQGECSANYLRLVRLLGDLGAGETRELELTGGRGRFGTLWLSVLERAPYTTIARVSQSGLMDAVIEPPCMRVHLYHDVRMAEVTDFQRERHFNGRYRYPNVRMFQPDEKLQLNRFLGEWLAHGLEHGHPTNVTELPG is encoded by the coding sequence GTGGCGAGAACCGCCTATGTCACCGATCTGAAGGGCCTGCAGGGGGAATGCAGCGCCAACTACCTGCGCCTGGTTCGGTTGCTGGGCGATCTGGGGGCGGGCGAGACGCGTGAGCTCGAGCTGACCGGTGGGCGTGGCCGATTCGGTACCCTGTGGCTGTCGGTGCTGGAGCGGGCGCCCTATACCACCATCGCCCGCGTGAGCCAGAGCGGCCTGATGGATGCGGTCATCGAGCCGCCCTGCATGCGTGTGCACCTGTACCATGACGTGCGCATGGCCGAGGTCACGGACTTCCAGCGCGAGCGCCACTTCAACGGGCGCTACCGCTATCCCAACGTGCGCATGTTCCAGCCCGACGAGAAGCTGCAGCTCAACCGTTTCCTGGGAGAGTGGCTGGCCCATGGCCTGGAGCACGGCCACCCTACCAACGTGACGGAACTGCCGGGATGA
- a CDS encoding NUDIX domain-containing protein, with translation MTDNHDSGRDAARLPSFSGTDVELNERRCLHQGFFRLDEVHLRHRLFEGGWSGTVVREVHVRHDAVGVLLYDVERDCVVLVEQIRAGALDDPESPWKLEIVAGLVEEGESAAEVARREAMEEAGCEVIDLVELHTYYPSPGACSERVTLFCALVDCDGLGGVHGLDEEHEDIRVHVLPFHQAWELLQAGRLDNAMCLIAFYWLAAERASLRARG, from the coding sequence ATGACCGATAATCACGATAGCGGCCGGGACGCCGCCCGCCTGCCCAGCTTCAGCGGTACCGATGTCGAGCTGAACGAGCGTCGCTGCCTGCATCAGGGGTTCTTCCGCCTGGACGAGGTGCACCTGCGCCACCGCCTGTTCGAGGGCGGCTGGAGTGGTACGGTGGTGCGCGAGGTGCACGTTCGGCATGATGCCGTCGGCGTGCTGCTCTACGACGTGGAGCGCGACTGCGTGGTGCTGGTCGAGCAGATCCGTGCCGGGGCGCTGGACGACCCCGAGTCGCCGTGGAAGCTCGAGATCGTCGCCGGCCTGGTCGAGGAGGGTGAGAGCGCGGCCGAGGTGGCCCGGCGGGAAGCCATGGAGGAAGCCGGCTGCGAGGTCATTGACCTGGTCGAACTGCATACCTACTATCCGAGCCCGGGCGCCTGCTCGGAGCGAGTGACGCTGTTCTGCGCGCTGGTCGACTGTGACGGGCTGGGCGGCGTGCATGGCCTGGACGAAGAGCATGAGGACATCCGCGTTCACGTGTTACCGTTTCATCAGGCCTGGGAACTCTTGCAGGCTGGGCGACTCGACAATGCCATGTGTCTGATCGCCTTCTACTGGTTGGCGGCTGAACGAGCATCTCTACGAGCAAGGGGGTAG